From Ancylobacter pratisalsi, one genomic window encodes:
- a CDS encoding NAD(P)H-quinone oxidoreductase: MKAITFDGFGTADVLRLAEVPMPEPRAGDLLVKVHAAGVNRADLLQRQGYYGRQSYGESDLLGLEVAGEVVAVGADVTGIQPGERVMGIVGGGAYAEFARVDRNMAVRIPEHLDDLEAAAVMESFVTAWEAAVHLGGTASGTAVLIHAAAGGVGSAGVQIGHALGARVFATANAERRADVLALGAEAVFDYRTDDFEQGVRDATGGRGVDVIVDFVGGDYLARNLRSLAPGGRLVQVGLLGGQDSADIPLSVLLHNHLRLIGTVMKSRTVDEKRAMVRRFAEGALPMFANGRLRPLVGKVFPLAQAAEAHHAMEAGGGFGKIVLKVDV; encoded by the coding sequence ATGAAGGCGATCACGTTTGACGGCTTCGGCACGGCGGACGTCCTCCGCCTGGCCGAGGTGCCGATGCCGGAACCGCGTGCCGGCGACCTGCTGGTCAAGGTGCACGCGGCCGGCGTCAACCGCGCCGATCTTCTGCAGCGTCAGGGCTATTACGGCCGCCAGAGTTACGGCGAGAGCGATCTGCTCGGGCTTGAAGTGGCCGGCGAGGTGGTTGCGGTCGGAGCGGATGTCACCGGCATCCAGCCCGGCGAGCGGGTGATGGGAATCGTCGGCGGCGGCGCCTATGCCGAGTTTGCCCGCGTCGACCGCAACATGGCGGTGCGCATTCCCGAGCACCTCGACGATCTCGAGGCGGCCGCGGTAATGGAATCCTTCGTCACCGCCTGGGAAGCCGCCGTGCATCTGGGCGGTACCGCCAGCGGCACAGCCGTGCTCATCCACGCGGCGGCCGGCGGTGTCGGCTCCGCCGGCGTCCAAATCGGCCATGCCCTCGGCGCCCGCGTCTTCGCGACCGCCAATGCCGAACGCCGCGCCGACGTATTGGCGCTCGGGGCTGAGGCCGTGTTCGACTATCGAACCGACGACTTCGAGCAGGGCGTGCGCGACGCTACCGGCGGGCGCGGCGTGGACGTGATCGTGGATTTCGTCGGCGGCGACTATCTCGCCCGCAATCTGCGCAGCCTCGCCCCAGGCGGGCGCCTCGTCCAGGTCGGTCTACTCGGCGGGCAGGATAGCGCCGACATTCCCCTCTCCGTCTTGCTGCACAACCACCTGCGCCTCATCGGCACGGTGATGAAATCGCGGACGGTGGACGAAAAGCGCGCCATGGTGCGGCGCTTCGCGGAAGGCGCGCTGCCAATGTTCGCCAACGGCCGGCTGAGACCGCTGGTCGGCAAAGTCTTCCCGCTGGCGCAGGCCGCCGAGGCGCATCACGCCATGGAGGCCGGCGGCGGCTTCGGGAAGATCGTGCTGAAGGTGGACGTGTGA
- the murA gene encoding UDP-N-acetylglucosamine 1-carboxyvinyltransferase, with translation MDRIRIVGGNPLNGSIAISGAKNAALPLMIAGLLTDEKLVLENVPRLADVAQLQRILGNHGIDITVNGKRRGDDAYAGQTMEIDARLIVDTVAPYELVSKMRASFWVIGPLLARMGEAKVSLPGGCAIGTRPVDFHLDALRALGADIEIDGGYVLARAPKGLKGARIVFPRVSVGATHTAIMAASLANGETIIENAAREPEVVDVADCINAMGGRIEGQGTSTIRIVGVPRLRGARHCVLPDRIETGTYAMAVAMTGGEVMLSGARADLLDSALHTLREAGAEITVSNEGLKVKRNGAGISPVDVTTAPFPGFPTDLQAQLMALTTCARGTSHITETIFENRFMHVQELARFGARIHLDGERATIEGVEKLTGAPVMATDLRASVSLVIAALAAEGESMIHRVYHLDRGFERLEEKLSACGAEIERIAG, from the coding sequence ATGGACCGCATCCGCATCGTCGGCGGCAACCCGCTCAACGGGTCTATCGCGATCTCTGGCGCCAAGAACGCCGCCCTGCCGCTGATGATTGCCGGCCTGCTGACCGACGAGAAGCTGGTGCTCGAAAATGTGCCGCGCCTCGCGGACGTCGCCCAGCTCCAGCGCATCCTGGGCAATCACGGCATTGACATCACGGTGAACGGCAAACGGCGCGGCGACGATGCCTATGCCGGTCAGACCATGGAGATCGACGCCCGGCTGATCGTCGACACCGTCGCGCCCTATGAACTCGTTTCCAAGATGCGGGCGAGCTTCTGGGTGATCGGTCCGCTGCTGGCGCGTATGGGCGAGGCCAAGGTCTCGCTGCCCGGCGGTTGCGCCATTGGCACCCGCCCGGTCGACTTCCATCTCGACGCGCTGCGCGCCCTTGGCGCCGATATCGAGATCGACGGCGGCTATGTGCTGGCCCGCGCCCCCAAGGGGCTGAAGGGCGCGCGCATCGTGTTCCCGAGAGTCTCCGTCGGCGCGACCCACACCGCGATCATGGCGGCAAGCCTCGCCAACGGCGAGACCATCATCGAGAACGCGGCCCGCGAGCCCGAGGTGGTCGACGTCGCCGATTGCATCAACGCGATGGGGGGCCGTATCGAGGGGCAGGGGACCTCGACCATCCGTATCGTCGGCGTGCCGCGCCTGCGGGGCGCGCGCCATTGCGTGCTGCCCGACCGTATCGAGACCGGCACGTATGCGATGGCCGTGGCGATGACCGGTGGCGAGGTGATGCTGTCGGGGGCGCGTGCCGACCTGCTCGATTCGGCGCTTCACACGCTGCGCGAGGCGGGAGCGGAAATCACGGTTTCCAATGAAGGGCTGAAGGTCAAACGCAACGGTGCGGGCATCTCGCCGGTGGACGTGACGACCGCGCCCTTCCCGGGCTTCCCAACCGATCTCCAGGCCCAGCTCATGGCGCTGACGACCTGTGCGCGGGGCACGTCGCACATCACCGAGACCATTTTCGAGAACCGCTTCATGCATGTGCAGGAGCTTGCCCGGTTCGGTGCGCGCATTCACCTCGATGGGGAGAGGGCGACGATCGAGGGTGTGGAGAAGCTGACCGGCGCTCCGGTGATGGCGACCGATCTGCGTGCCTCGGTGTCGCTGGTGATCGCCGCGCTGGCGGCCGAGGGCGAGAGCATGATCCACCGGGTCTACCACCTCGATCGCGGCTTCGAGCGACTGGAGGAGAAGCTCTCCGCCTGTGGTGCCGAGATCGAGCGCATCGCCGGGTAG
- a CDS encoding Maf-like protein, which yields MSARPQLVLASGSPRRLALLAQAGLEPDALLPADIDETPERGELPRRLALRLAREKLMAADGRRKAGNEYEDAYLIAADTVVGVGRRVLPKPEVSEEAADCLRLLSGRAHRVYTGVALMTPKGGVRTRLVETRVRFKRLSREDMDFYLASREWHGKAGGYAIQGLAGSFVIKLVGSYTNVVGLPLAETVAMLAGERFPIHNAWAGPE from the coding sequence GTGAGCGCCCGCCCCCAATTGGTGCTGGCCTCGGGTTCGCCGCGCCGGCTGGCGCTGCTCGCCCAGGCCGGTCTCGAACCCGATGCCCTGCTGCCGGCCGATATCGACGAGACGCCGGAGCGCGGCGAGCTGCCGCGCCGGCTCGCGCTTCGCCTCGCACGCGAGAAGCTGATGGCGGCCGATGGGCGCCGCAAGGCTGGTAACGAGTATGAGGACGCTTACCTTATTGCCGCCGATACGGTGGTCGGCGTCGGCCGGCGCGTGCTGCCCAAGCCGGAGGTCAGCGAGGAAGCGGCGGATTGCCTGCGTCTGCTGTCCGGCCGCGCGCACCGCGTCTACACCGGCGTCGCGCTGATGACGCCGAAGGGCGGCGTGCGCACGCGTCTCGTCGAGACGCGGGTGCGCTTCAAGCGCCTGTCGCGCGAGGACATGGACTTCTATCTCGCCTCGCGCGAATGGCACGGCAAGGCGGGTGGTTACGCCATCCAGGGGCTTGCCGGCAGCTTTGTGATCAAGCTGGTGGGCTCCTACACCAACGTCGTCGGCCTGCCGCTGGCTGAGACGGTTGCGATGCTCGCCGGCGAACGCTTTCCCATCCACAACGCCTGGGCGGGGCCTGAGTGA
- the hisD gene encoding histidinol dehydrogenase, which produces MPLRLDTRSPDFDTRFTAFLGTKREVSHDVAQAVARIVEDVRLRGDAALVELSRTFDRVDLDRLGIRVTEAEIDAAFAAADPQTLKALTLAHERIRSHHARQLPESSRYIDPIGVELGHRWTAVDAVGLYVPGGTAAYPSSVLMNAVPAKVAGVERLAMVVPAPDGQLNPLVLAAARLAGVDEVYRVGGAQAVAALAYGTETIAPVAKIVGPGNAYVAAAKRHVFGTVGIDMVAGPSEVLVIADGDQNPDWIAADLLAQAEHDTAAQSILMTDDDELAERVLAAVERQLATLPRREIATASWADYGAVIRLASLNEAPALSNRIAPEHLEIMTADPEALVARIRHAGAIFIGGHTPEAIGDYVGGSNHVLPTARSARFSSGLGVLDFMKRTSILKCGPDQLRALGPAAIAIGEAEGLGAHARSVAIRLNL; this is translated from the coding sequence ATGCCGCTCCGTCTCGACACCCGCTCTCCCGATTTCGATACCCGCTTCACCGCCTTCCTCGGCACCAAGCGGGAGGTTTCCCATGATGTCGCCCAGGCGGTGGCACGCATTGTCGAGGATGTGCGCCTGCGAGGCGATGCCGCGCTGGTGGAGCTGTCGAGGACGTTCGACAGGGTGGACCTCGACAGGCTCGGCATACGTGTGACCGAAGCGGAGATCGACGCGGCGTTCGCCGCCGCCGACCCGCAGACGCTCAAGGCGCTCACGCTGGCCCATGAGCGCATCCGCTCCCATCACGCTCGCCAGCTGCCCGAGAGTTCGCGCTATATCGATCCGATCGGCGTCGAGCTTGGCCATCGCTGGACGGCGGTCGACGCGGTCGGGCTTTATGTTCCAGGCGGCACGGCGGCGTATCCCTCCTCCGTGCTGATGAACGCGGTGCCGGCCAAGGTTGCCGGCGTTGAACGGCTCGCCATGGTGGTGCCGGCCCCCGACGGTCAGCTCAATCCACTCGTGCTCGCCGCGGCGCGTCTTGCCGGCGTCGATGAGGTCTATCGCGTGGGCGGGGCACAGGCGGTGGCGGCCCTGGCCTACGGGACCGAGACCATCGCCCCCGTGGCCAAGATCGTCGGGCCGGGCAATGCCTATGTGGCCGCCGCCAAGCGCCATGTCTTCGGCACGGTCGGTATCGACATGGTGGCGGGGCCTTCGGAAGTGCTGGTGATCGCCGATGGCGACCAGAACCCGGACTGGATCGCGGCCGATCTGCTGGCGCAGGCCGAGCACGACACCGCCGCGCAGTCGATCCTGATGACCGATGACGACGAACTGGCCGAACGGGTCCTGGCCGCCGTCGAACGCCAGCTGGCGACATTGCCGCGCCGCGAGATCGCCACGGCGAGCTGGGCTGATTACGGTGCGGTGATCCGGCTGGCCAGCCTGAACGAGGCGCCGGCGCTTTCCAACCGCATCGCCCCCGAGCATCTGGAGATCATGACCGCGGATCCCGAGGCGCTGGTGGCCCGCATCCGTCATGCCGGAGCGATCTTCATCGGCGGACATACGCCGGAGGCGATCGGCGACTATGTCGGCGGCTCCAATCATGTGCTGCCGACCGCGCGTTCGGCGCGGTTCTCCTCCGGGCTCGGTGTGCTCGATTTCATGAAGCGCACCTCTATCCTGAAATGCGGACCCGACCAGCTTCGCGCGCTCGGGCCGGCGGCGATCGCGATTGGCGAGGCGGAAGGGCTCGGGGCCCATGCGCGCTCTGTCGCGATCCGGCTCAATCTCTAG
- a CDS encoding DUF2948 family protein, with product MAGLKLIALDSEDLAVLSVHLQDAVVAVGDMTYLPKERRFALLANRFDWEKAIQAEAMADPDAPPGLAAASVGPCVRRRAGLRFERVLGARLRGIDLKDKRAVLNLLALNFTETDAPSGTITFLFSGGAEVQLDVECMEAGLQDLGPAWDAKGTPCHEAEEESR from the coding sequence ATGGCGGGTCTCAAGCTCATTGCGCTGGACAGCGAGGATCTGGCGGTGCTGTCGGTCCATCTTCAGGACGCGGTGGTTGCGGTCGGCGACATGACCTATCTGCCCAAGGAGCGCCGCTTCGCGCTGCTCGCGAATCGCTTCGACTGGGAGAAGGCCATTCAGGCCGAGGCGATGGCGGATCCTGATGCGCCCCCAGGCCTCGCGGCGGCCTCTGTCGGCCCTTGTGTGCGGCGCCGGGCGGGTCTCCGTTTCGAGCGCGTGCTCGGCGCGCGTCTTCGCGGCATCGATCTCAAGGACAAGCGGGCCGTTCTGAACCTGCTCGCGCTTAACTTTACCGAGACCGACGCGCCGTCCGGCACCATCACCTTCCTGTTCTCCGGCGGCGCGGAGGTGCAGCTCGATGTGGAGTGCATGGAGGCCGGGCTTCAGGACCTGGGTCCGGCATGGGATGCCAAGGGTACGCCCTGTCACGAGGCGGAGGAGGAAAGCCGCTGA
- a CDS encoding UPF0262 family protein, whose product MADGEDRDGANDADAFGASRRLTAVTLDAHSIGRSNRDVEHERAVAIYDLIEENSFSPHGDPKPGPYQLTIALAEGRLLFDISREDGSPVVQHHLSLSPLRRVVKDYFLVCESYYGAIRTASPSQIEAIDMGRRGLHNEGSELLQERLKDKIDIDFRTARRLFTLVCALHWKG is encoded by the coding sequence ATGGCGGATGGCGAGGACCGTGATGGGGCGAACGATGCGGACGCCTTTGGCGCCAGCCGCCGCCTGACGGCGGTGACGCTGGATGCGCACTCCATCGGGCGTTCCAATCGCGACGTCGAGCACGAGCGCGCTGTCGCCATCTACGACCTCATCGAAGAGAACAGCTTCTCCCCGCACGGTGACCCCAAACCCGGCCCCTACCAGCTCACGATCGCGCTCGCGGAGGGACGGCTGCTGTTCGATATCTCCCGTGAGGACGGATCGCCCGTGGTGCAGCATCATCTTTCGCTGAGCCCGCTGCGCCGCGTGGTGAAGGACTATTTTCTGGTCTGCGAGAGCTATTATGGCGCCATCCGCACCGCGAGCCCGTCGCAGATCGAGGCGATCGACATGGGCCGGCGGGGGCTTCACAATGAAGGCTCCGAGCTGCTCCAGGAGCGGCTGAAGGACAAGATAGACATCGATTTCCGGACTGCGCGGCGGCTGTTTACGCTGGTCTGCGCCCTTCACTGGAAGGGCTGA
- the yacG gene encoding DNA gyrase inhibitor YacG, whose product MTSDTPDDPGRDGPARQVCPICGKAAAEKYRPFCSSRCADVDLNRWLTGAYAIPVTEDDDEDGEEPTLSPAPPSER is encoded by the coding sequence ATGACTTCCGATACCCCGGACGATCCGGGCCGCGACGGGCCGGCCCGGCAGGTTTGCCCGATCTGCGGCAAGGCGGCGGCAGAGAAATATCGCCCCTTCTGCTCCTCACGCTGCGCCGATGTGGACCTCAACCGTTGGCTGACGGGCGCCTATGCCATTCCCGTGACCGAGGACGACGATGAGGACGGCGAGGAGCCGACCCTGAGCCCGGCGCCGCCATCCGAGCGTTAG
- a CDS encoding antibiotic biosynthesis monooxygenase family protein — translation MIIETAEISIKPGEEAAFEAGVAKAAPLFLRAKGCHGLSLQKVVETPLIYRLRVQWETLDDHMVSFRASDDFQSWRGLVGSYFAAPPVVTHESEVARF, via the coding sequence ATGATCATCGAAACTGCCGAAATCAGCATCAAGCCCGGAGAAGAGGCCGCCTTCGAGGCGGGCGTCGCGAAAGCAGCTCCCCTCTTCCTGCGGGCCAAGGGGTGCCACGGGCTGTCACTGCAGAAGGTGGTCGAGACGCCCCTCATCTACCGGCTGCGTGTCCAGTGGGAGACGCTGGACGACCATATGGTCAGCTTCCGCGCCTCGGATGATTTTCAGTCCTGGAGGGGCCTGGTCGGCAGCTATTTCGCCGCGCCCCCCGTCGTCACCCATGAGAGCGAAGTCGCGCGGTTCTGA
- a CDS encoding Arm DNA-binding domain-containing protein: MPLADVACRNAEPDKTLKKLSDGGGLQLWVQPSGHKLWRLAYRFGGKQKLLVTGPYPLVSLSDARHARDDAKRILLSGKDPSEVKRASRVAEKSGPTFQQIADEYVE, translated from the coding sequence ATGCCGCTTGCCGACGTCGCCTGCAGAAATGCCGAGCCCGACAAAACCCTTAAAAAGCTCTCCGATGGTGGAGGCTTGCAGCTGTGGGTCCAGCCATCAGGCCACAAGCTCTGGCGCCTCGCCTACCGATTTGGAGGCAAGCAGAAGCTACTAGTGACCGGTCCCTACCCGTTGGTCTCGCTCAGCGACGCGCGACACGCCCGGGACGATGCGAAGCGGATTTTGCTGAGCGGCAAGGATCCGTCCGAGGTCAAGCGGGCGAGCAGGGTGGCCGAGAAGAGCGGCCCGACCTTCCAGCAGATTGCGGATGAGTATGTCGAATAG
- a CDS encoding low molecular weight phosphatase family protein yields MCGQNAVRSPMAAVLAKHLFGRSLYIGSAGVMKGESDPFMLAAIDEIGLDLSRHRPQTLEELEENEGLGFDLVITLSPDAHHRALELTRTNAIDVEYWPTPDPTLASGNREQRMDAYRAVRDELEARIRARFRPR; encoded by the coding sequence ATGTGCGGGCAGAACGCAGTGCGCTCGCCGATGGCGGCGGTGCTGGCCAAGCACCTGTTCGGTCGCTCGCTCTATATCGGCTCTGCCGGGGTGATGAAGGGGGAAAGCGATCCCTTCATGCTCGCGGCCATCGACGAGATCGGGCTCGACCTCAGCCGCCACAGGCCGCAGACCTTGGAAGAGCTGGAAGAGAATGAAGGGCTCGGGTTCGATCTCGTGATCACGCTGTCTCCAGACGCCCACCACCGCGCGCTGGAACTCACTCGGACCAATGCGATTGATGTCGAATACTGGCCCACGCCCGACCCGACGCTGGCGAGCGGCAATCGCGAACAGCGCATGGATGCCTATCGTGCCGTGCGCGACGAGCTGGAAGCCCGCATCCGCGCCCGCTTCCGCCCCCGCTGA